DNA sequence from the Candidatus Methylomirabilota bacterium genome:
ATCTCACGCCGGCGAAGCTTCGGGAGGAGATGCGGAAGATGCCTTCCGATCTCCCGATCTGGATCTTCCACGTCAAGCCGCAGCTCTACCAGGAAACAGCGGCCGAGCTGGCACAGATCGATCCCACCCGCATTCACATCCTCGAGCAGGGCAAGACCTACACCTTCTAGCAGTCCTTGCCGTCTGACGCGATCAGGCGCCTGCAGGCGGGTCTACGACGGGAGCGGCGCGTCGATCAGGCGGGTCAAGGAATCCCGGAACGGAAAGAGGCTAAATATGCCGCCCGTATGAATGAAACAGATACGCTGTCCAAGCGCCTTGGGATCCTTCTCGAGCGTCGTCAGGAGCCCGGTGAACGCCTTCGCCGTGTAGACGGGGTCGAGGATCACGCCCTCTTCCCGGGCCAGGCGCACGATGGTGCTGAGCTCCCCATCACCCACCGCCGCGCGTCCCACCCCCTGATGGCCGTCGAGCAGATGAATGGACTTGGGCACCTCGATGGCGAAGCCGAAGCGCCGGATGGCCTTGGCCATCGTGTGCTGGACGTGCTCCCGGACGCGCGCGGCCGGCCAGGCGATGGGGATGCCGACGATCTCGCTGGGGAGGCCGGCGAGCTGCTTGCCCATCAGCAGGCCGCCCTGGCTGCCGCCGCTGTACACCGAGATCGCCACCGTGTCGAAGCGGGGGGCCCCGTGATCGATCTGGCCGGCCAGCTCCACCGCGCACTCGAGGTAGCCGAGGGCGCCGACCTCGTTCGAGCCGCTCTCCGGGATCACGTACGGGCGGTGCCGTCGCGCGCGAAGCTCGGCGGCCATCTCCTCCATCACCTCGTCCACCCGCTCCCACTCGGCGTCGGAGAGGTAGCGAACGTCGGCGCCGAGCAGCCGGTCCAGCAGGAGATTGCCGTCGTACGCGGCCGGCCGGGTCCCCTTCACCGCGAGCGCTGCGTTCAGACCGAGGCGCGCGGCCACCGCGGCCACCGCGCGGCAGCAATTGGACTGCAGCGTGCCGCACGTGATGAGGGTGTCGGCGCCCTGCGCGAGGGCATCGCCGATGAGGAACTCGAGCTTCCTGACCTTGTTACCCGACTCCAGCAACCCGGTCAGGTCGTCGCGCTTGACGAAGAGCTCGACGCCGAGCCGCCGCGAGAGCCGCTCGAGCTTGAGGATGGGTGTCGGCGCCAGCGCGAGAGGGAGGCGAGGCGGAACCGGCATGAATCGATCGTAGCACGCACGATCGCTTGTTCCTCATGGTTGGCGGCTCACGGCTGACAGCTCGGGCACCAGTAGGTGGAGCGGTCCCGCAGTGACTCCACCTGGATGGGCGTGCCGCACCGCGGACACCGCTTGCGCGCCCGGTGGTGGACGTGGAGGAAGTCGCGTTTCGGCTCGCCGCGGAGGGGTCCGGCGCCGACGCGCGTCCGGAGGGCCTCGGTGGCCGCGGCCAGCGTCACCCCGGTCGCGGCATGGACGCGGGCGATCTCCTCCTCGCTCATGAGAGACGCCGTGCGGCGGGGCTTGATCCGGGCCTCCCACAGGATCTCGTCCGCGTAGGCGTTGCCCAGCCCGGCGATCAGCCGCTGATCACAGAGCACGGTCTTGATGGGCCAGAGCTTGTTCCGGGCGCAGAGTGCCCGGAGCGCCGCAGGGGTGAAGCCCGGGCCGGCGGGATCGAGACCGCCGCGCTCGCGCCGGTCCAGCCCGACCCACATCTTGGCTTCGCCGGGCCTCAGCAGGTCGAAGCTCTCGTCGGAGAAGACGAGCCGGGCGCCATCCTCGCGCCCGAGTGTGAGCACCGGCAGCGGCACGGGCACCGTGTCGCCGGGCTCGACCCAGAAGGGCGCGCCCCCGAGCATGAGATGCACGTCCACGCGCGGACCGCCCTTGAGCCCGATGGCGAGGGTCTTCGCTCGCCGCGCGACGTCGGCAACCGACCGGCCGCGCACCGCCG
Encoded proteins:
- a CDS encoding DNA-formamidopyrimidine glycosylase family protein, producing the protein MAELPELTVYAEALAPCLVGHGITAVTVHQARALRGVTEEVFVAAVRGRSVADVARRAKTLAIGLKGGPRVDVHLMLGGAPFWVEPGDTVPVPLPVLTLGREDGARLVFSDESFDLLRPGEAKMWVGLDRRERGGLDPAGPGFTPAALRALCARNKLWPIKTVLCDQRLIAGLGNAYADEILWEARIKPRRTASLMSEEEIARVHAATGVTLAAATEALRTRVGAGPLRGEPKRDFLHVHHRARKRCPRCGTPIQVESLRDRSTYWCPSCQP
- a CDS encoding D-cysteine desulfhydrase family protein; the encoded protein is MPVPPRLPLALAPTPILKLERLSRRLGVELFVKRDDLTGLLESGNKVRKLEFLIGDALAQGADTLITCGTLQSNCCRAVAAVAARLGLNAALAVKGTRPAAYDGNLLLDRLLGADVRYLSDAEWERVDEVMEEMAAELRARRHRPYVIPESGSNEVGALGYLECAVELAGQIDHGAPRFDTVAISVYSGGSQGGLLMGKQLAGLPSEIVGIPIAWPAARVREHVQHTMAKAIRRFGFAIEVPKSIHLLDGHQGVGRAAVGDGELSTIVRLAREEGVILDPVYTAKAFTGLLTTLEKDPKALGQRICFIHTGGIFSLFPFRDSLTRLIDAPLPS